From the Lepidochelys kempii isolate rLepKem1 chromosome 2, rLepKem1.hap2, whole genome shotgun sequence genome, one window contains:
- the LOC140906301 gene encoding lymphocyte antigen 6E-like: MKAFLLSLLVAVLCVEQAHSLVCFTCKEKSSNWACLAPAICPSDANYCVTTYLGAGIGGYSSQSISKGCASICPSGGINIGILAASVSCCSSFLCNISGASSVKVSYSVLAMVILASFVYIRAGL, encoded by the exons ATGAAGgcttttcttctctccctgctGGTGGCGGTTCTGTGTGTGGAGCAAG CTCACTCGCTGGTGTGCTTCACCTGTAAGGAAAAGTCCTCCAACTGGGCTTGTCTGGCACCAGCTATATGTCCCAGTGATGCAAACTACTGTGTAACCACGTATCTTGGTGCAGGAATTG GTGGATATTCCAGTCAGAGCATCTCCAAGGGGTGTGCTTCAATTTGCCCCAGCGGTGGGATAAACATAGGGATACTAGCTGCCTCTGTTTCCTGCTGCAGTTCATTCTTGTGCAACATCAGCGGGGCCAGCAGCGTGAAAGTCAGCTACTCGGTGCTGGCCATGGTGATCTTGGCCAGCTTCGTCTATATCAGGGCCGGACTGTGA